The Aedes albopictus strain Foshan chromosome 2, AalbF5, whole genome shotgun sequence region AATCGTATTTTaacaactttttcaaactaaTTCTCAGCCAGCAAAAAGTTCCCGCGAAGTGGTCTGTAATGCAAAAGGATGTACGTTCCCCGCCAAGGATTACGGACCAACAGTGACACCGTACACTCCGACACTCAAGCCGAGAGTTCGAACCATTGTCGTGCCACCGCTTTGGGCCAACACAACTTGGTCGAAAATGATGACCACTACTTTGGCACCCCAGAAAGATCGAAGTTCAGCGAGATCAGAAGAGGACACTTACGATGACCGCGAAGAGGATAACGCAGTGTAAAAGTGTGTCATAAGAATAAATTTATAAGatgaaagtattttgaaaaaataaaaatccaagaatatacaataataaaaaaaacagtagGGGTATTCaccaaacagattaaattgctgcgtaagccatgattttctgcttatttgaaatgtttcatgatttgcgAATGAAAtgatcgaagattgccttggtgatcgcgacgtttaatcagtttaatcagtttacgctgttacgTGAATCCCCCTAGTGTCTCAGTGTAAAAGATAATTTAAAGATCGTCCCGTATTcttcctatttgaaaacaagtgtTTACGGTAGGTACCGTAAACCGTTTTACCGGTAGATTAAGCATACCTCTGGTTTCCCTACAAATATCGTATCGTATATGATTCCAACTGCACAACACATTTTAGTAAATTATTTAGAGCATGCCTATTCTAATGAAAAACGTCCGAATAATTTCGACTCGAAGATCTGTCAAGTCTAATTTCTCGACCTAATGCACAACCGTTCTCATTTCCGTCAAAGTCTATTGGCTCCCAGGGACCACCAGGGAGGTGTTACTTCGGAGAGGCTAGTGCATTTCACAGTgagtgttgatgatcttctatttttagacaACAATGTCAATGTCGGGAAGAGGAACGAATTGATGATTACCATCGATTTTAACCACTGCAGACCGATTATACCTCTGCGTATGCAAAAATTCgagcggatgtcggagtgtatggtgggatatggttggcagagggttcacacattggtgcgtgaatgccaggAGGCGTAAGATGAAATTTACATTACTGTGACGATGACGCGCGGCACGGTTAGCTTGATTACATGACTCGTAAACGATATTTGATAGATACATTGACACTTTGCTATAAAAGTCTCCTAGCGATGTATATGagcatgtgaatatacataaGATGTATATATAGAgtagggagaaagtatatagagaAATATACAAAGCAGGAGTCATGCGATGGGCCAGGGatggaacccaggaccttctgcatacgaatcagaagccacACAGCAGCCCGAAGTAGTCGATATCAGTACAGGTGAAGAAACACACGACAGGGGCTGTTCGCTCTTGCAGCAGGATTCCCATTTCTCAGCACTTTAGAGAGGACATCGCATACTTCATTGCCTTCAAGCGGATCTTCAGAATACGGCTCCTTTACGTTATTGATGTCGATTTTCAGACCTCGATTCCTATAGGTTGTAAGGTACTGGTGGTACTGGATTTTCTGAGAcctaaaatccgtgatcacgccatctttcggataggaagtaaagcagTAGGTCCCAGCCCATGTGTTAATGGGTTGGATATGtaggctgccgtaattctgcaaagttacgtaagcgacattgatagttatggcctattttttggttattatgcataaaactcttgctcatcctctaagtttctttccatagatgatagattaccaCAAGACCTTGcattccatatagccgaggcggtaaacgccgaggcggtaaacgcacgggtattcagcatgaccatgttgagggtgacgggttcgattcccggtcggtccaggatcttttcgtaaaggaaatttccttgacttccttgggcatagagtatcttcgtgcctgccacacgatatacgcatgcaaaataatcattggcagaggaagctctcagttaataactgtggaagtcatagaacactaagctgagaagcaggctatgtcccaatgaggacgttacgccaagaagagagagagaccttgcattctaatacagcaggcataccacagtgttatttttactccagatattaaatataatataccagaaaatatcgacattttgaatggcgcttacgtcactttgcagaattacggcagtagggTCCTCagggtggctgtctccctggggcgtcggaatttaaggcatTTAGCTCCTAtaggccagcgatgcgtaaacttcgcAACCTCCCGTGGAATGGTAGTCCCCCGCTAAGATATCCATAaatccacctggagatcacccgaccatcaaacagaaaaccaaatcgaccacgttctaatcgacggtaaacttttctcggatataaccaatgtccgcacataccgcagtgcgaatatagattcggatcactacctagtcgctgtatgcatgcgcttaaaactttcgacggttgttattgttcgtgcagttgaaaatcggaatttttgacacacgAAAATCGATTTCTCTCCTACCGTCaaagcaccattcaccgtggatctaagacgattcggggcaaataagggctgtcatttgacactagtcctataaacattgttggtgccgcttttaattgccttcattataggttaaaattaaagtaatatccacagaagtagaaaatttttcacaaaatttggtgatatagtacaattagtaaaaggtagtagggtcgcctaattccgtggtaggtcaccatttaccgttgtagtagggacccattcaccgtgtttgagaaattttattctactttgtttaaaaatgatcaaaacaacccagccaagggaattttcttcgtttaaattcatttcaagtaataacttgcaagattttattagaaaaacgattgttcaaattttcgattttttctagatatatggaacaatatggggcacggtgaatggagactattgatttttagggtacccattcaccgtgcctttttgtttcaattaaaaagtacgagtaatcgtactttcttgttaaacttacttcggtaatgcaaaatacatacctaatatgtaataatttaattgcttcttggtggaataaaaacgttactacatttagtttatcgcttaaatcatcttagcgcagttttcgtgttttcactatgaatgcagtgaacgagcagaaacccgcttcatgtaaacacactttagtgtcaaaatgatacttttaaatgtttctaatgagcgttttgacatggtaacaatacattagtgttgtattggtgaaatttaagggaagttgtcatatcattcaatcataatacactaaggtctttttttacacgggggatacgtcccgtgtaaaaaaaaaccgtgtaaaaaaaaaaccgtgttaattcgcgaatccgtgtaaaaaaaaaaaaccgtgttaattggcgaatccgtgtaaaaaaaaccgtgttaattcgcgaaaccgtgtaaaaaaacaccgtgctaattcgggaatccgtgtaaaaaaaactgagggaatctatttgaaatgtcctcaccttcagatatccgaggtttgttttagagagtaataagaaaagcggggggggggggggggggggtaatagtaagggttgaatctaggggttagtggggaaggggacaagggatgggctatggggagcagagtgcatactgtttccaagaaagatcgtagaggatattttggggtgataaggactgtctagacggacgaaacgaaggatcaaggagactgtcaacactctacaggtccacggagctaggtggtgtagagaaagatgttccaggacactcacgaactttcgcgagtaaaggctttgatatcaacgagcgtaatcgattgattgttgttacatcgcTGATACTGTTCTACATCCTACAGTTATACGGAGCATTGTactgtaaataaatcattttcaaacatgacctccaattttgatctccaagaacttccgcgagtaaaggccagaagatccacacacatagccaataatttcttgctacatgcgttgtaacatcccaaaGGTCCATTGAGTgctgtactgaagagtattcatttctaaagacatactaggtcttccttgaacttccgcgagttaaggccttaagatctacaagcgtaatcaatgaattgttgttacatttctaatacgttgttacatgctacaagtccaagaacaatttttctgtaaggaactaattgtcatagatgttctaggtcctccaagaacttccacgagtaaagtcctgaagatctacaagcgttgtcaatggtttgttgtcacattactgatacagtgtagcgtcctacaggtccagggagcatagttgtgtagagaaataatttccacagacgatctaggacctccaagaacttccgcgagtaaaggccttaagatctacaagcgttatcaatggattgttgttacatttctaatacgttgtaacatgctacaagtccatgaaccatttttctgtatagaaataatttccacagattttcaaggtcctccaagaacttccatgagtaaagacctgaatatctacaagcgttattaatggtttgttgtcacaatactaatacattgtagcgtcttacaggtccagggagcctagttctgtagagaaataatttccaatgataatctaggacctccaagaacttccgcgagtaaaggccttaagatctacaaacgttatcaatggtgtgttgccacattactgatatagtgtagcgtcctacagatccagggagcatagttctgtagagaaataatttccacagatgatctaggacctccaagaacttccgcgagtgaaggccttaagatctacaagcgtaatcaatggattgttgttacatttctaatacgttgtaacatgctacaagtccatgaaccatttttctgtatagaaatattttccacagatgttctaggtcctccaagaacttccatgagtaaagacctgaatatctacgaGCGTTATTAATTTTtttgttgtcacaatactaatacattgtagtgtcctacaggtccagggagcctagttctgtagagaaataatttccaatgataatctaggacctctagaacttccgcgagtaaaggccttaagatctacaaacgttatcaatggtgtgttgccacattactgttacagtgtagcgtcctacaggtccagggagcatagttctgtagagaaataaattccaaagataatctagaagctccaagaacttccgcgagtaaaggccttaagatctacaagcgtaatcaatggattgttgttacatttcttatacgttgtaacatgctacaggtccatgaaccatttttctgtatagaaataatttccacagatgttctaggtcctccaagaacttccatgagtaaagacctaagatttataagcgcaatcaatacaagttcccaagaacttccgcgagtttagacctgaagatctacaagcgttatcaatggtttgttgtcacattactgatacagtatagcatcctaaaggtccagggagcatagttctgttgagaaataattgtcaaacatcttctaggtactccaagaacttccatgagccgcaagagtacttggaagacataaagcattcttggaaatcaagactctacagaactgtcttccatggacctgtaggatgttgcaccgcatcagtaatgcaacagaagtccattgataatgcttattgatcttaaggccttaactcgcgaaagatcttggattaactagaaaatctttgaaaataacttctccatagaaccgtgatccataaatctgtataacatcatataagtaatgtaaaagcaattgattaattacgctagtagattcaggcctttacttgcggaagttctggatgacctagaacacgttaacggaatcttgcgccaaggacctgtagtagacgtgtgcgccgaagcaattttcaccggcggcggcgtgtatagtaattcGTGGCAGTGGCGGCGCACGCCGTCGGCCGCtatacggcggcggcggcggcggcgtaatcggcgtgaccaaaattttaaattatttttttttttagtgaagagcaaattctagtcattaaaaaaacgtcaatacagaacaatttctttcttgtatctaaattacaattttcatctattttgtgtaaacggtttaaacgtatgtcaatcagaggtttcaataaaaactatcctcataagaactatgctataaatttcagagagcacccttgaggacgtttaccaggaaatttataaaggattcctctagatagaaattcacaacgtcgcacgtcgcgtctaaggatattctttaataaaactcattttagaccagtatagtcatggtaaaattcgaaatgtttgtaggtgttctgttagggtgcttttcaggaattactccagggattctatcaggagttcTATCAGGATTCTATCAggaggaatatctcaaaccgctgagaattcttcgaaaattctgaaaaagaaaataacaaaaaatccatggaaaaggtaatcttttactgaaaattatgggaaacgcttaaactactgaaggagtctcaagtaatatttcaaaaggaattccttagtaagatttaaatggagttcatggaagaatttctgaaaaaatccttggaggaatttctgaataaattgtctttctaattcttgaagaaatcccagaaaatattcttgaacgaagcccttcaagattatgtgaaactatcttagggatttttctgaaatggttctagaaagagttggtaaagaaaatgctgaaaactctccctcggaaacccatgattgaactcctacaaggatttattaaaaaatatttagaaacattccaagagaaatgtcttaccaaaattcatggaagatgttctgaaaggattccaggaggagttcatgaacatatttttaaagggattcctaaaagactgtctgaagaaaaactttaacagtaaaggaaatttccaaagatattacctatgtaacaacaattgattgaatacgctagaaaatgtaacagcaattgattgaatacgctagtagatcttcaggcctatactcgcggaagttcttggaggtcctagaatatcttggaaaagtacgtctctacagaactatgctctaaagacctgtaggatgttgcaccgtatcagtaatgtaactacaatccatcgattacgcttgtagatcttaaaggccactactcgcggaaattGCTTGGATGACTTAGAGCATAtttggggagtttttttttctacagaattatgctccatagatctgtaggataaaacaccgcatcaataatatagcaaaaataattgattacgctcgtagattttcaggcctgtattctcggaagttcttggaggtcctagaatatctttgaaaactacgtctctacagaactatactctaaggacctgtagaatgttgcaccgtattagtaatattactacaatccatcgattacgcttgtagatcttaaggtctttattcgcggaagttcttggatgcccaagaatatccttgaaaacaacatctcttcagaactgtgctgcatagacatgtaggatgttataccgtatcagtaatgtaactgcaatccatagattacgcctgtagatcttaaggccactactcgcggaagttcttggatgccctacgatatccttgaaaataacttctcttcagaactatactccacggacctgtaggatgttacaccgtatcagtaatttaacaaaaacccattttttgcggttgtagatcttgaattctttattcgtggaaattcttggataacctagagcatatttgggaagttccttttccacagaactatgcttcatggatctgtaggatattataccgtatcaataatatagcaaaaataattgattacgctcgtagattttcaggcctgaactttcggaagttcttggaggtcctagaatatctttgaaaactacgtctctacagaactatgctctaaggacctgtaagatgttgcaccgtattagtaatgtgactacagtccaacgattacgcttgtagatcttaaggtgtttattcgcggaagttcttggatgcccaagaatatccttgaaaacaacatctctccAGAACTGtgctgcatagacatgtaggatgttacaccgtatcagtaatgtaactgcaatccatagattacgcctgtagatcttaaggccactactcgcggaagttcttggatgccctaagatatccttgaaaataacttctcttcagaactatactccacggacctgtaggatgttacaccgtatcagtaatttaacaaaaacccatttttttgcggttgtagatcttgaattctttattcgtggaaattcttggataacctagagcatatttgggaagttccttttccacagaactatgctccatggatctgtaggatattataccgcatcaataatatagcaaaaataattgattacgctcgtagattttcaggcctgaactttcggaagttcttggaggtcctagaatatctttgaaaactacgtctctacagaactatgctctaaggacctataagatgttgcaccgtattagtaatgtgactacagtccaacgattacgcttgtagatcttaaggtatttattcgcggaagttcttggatgccctagaatatccttgaaaacaacatctcttcagaactatgctgcatggacatgtaggatgttacaccgtatcagtaatgtaactacaatccatcgattacgcttgtagatcttaaggccactactcgcggaagttcttagatgccttaagatatccttggaaataccttctcttcagaactatgctccatggacctgtaggaagttacaccccatcaataatatagcaaaaattaattgataacgctcgtagattttcaggcctgaactctcggaagttcttggaggtcctagaatatctttaaaaactacgtctctacagaactagactctaaagacctgtatgatgttgcaccggatcagtaatgtaactaattacgcttgtagatctgaaggcctttattcgcggaagttcttggatgccctagaatatccttgaaaacaatatctcttcagaactatgctccatggacatgtaggatgttgcaccgtatcagtaatgtgactacaatccatcgattacgcttgtagatcttaaggtctttattcgcggaagttcttggatgccctagaatatccttgaaaacaacatctcttcagaactatgctgtatggacctgtagggtgttacaccacatcaataatatagaaacaattaattgattacgctcgtagattttcaggcttgaactctcggaagttctaggaggacctagaatatctttgaaaactacgtctctacagaactttgctctgaggacctgtaggatgttgcaccgtatcagtaatgtgactacaacccatccgttacgcttatagatcttaaggcctttattcgcggaagttcttggatgccctacaatatccttgaataaaattacttctcttcagaactatgctccatggacctgtaggacgctgaaccatactccaaaaatcacctttaggaaaccccccatttaacccctcctagccccccatatattaacccccccccccctccttcaagaaacagaccccccacacatccctttcctgcagacctcttacgtcatcatccgccttcacctcataccacttttcaactctcttgcaaccctttcccataaatcccatttcttccttatagtaaaagttcccttctagacacttagcgcgagaaagttaaaaaaaaccgtgttaattcgcgaaaccgtgtaaaaaaagccgtgtaaaaaaaaacgtgtaaaaaaaaccgtgtaaaaaaagaccttagtgtatagaaataatgaaaaaatattcgaaggcacacggtgaatggagcccccacggtgaatggcgccttgacggtacaccgtgtgtcggacgtacgtcgggcacagtgcgctggataaagggccaggtccgctgtccagcgcactacatccgacgttaggtttagcgtatggattttgagataaTTCGtttgtggggaaacttcgggtttcaaccgcgacgacaatacgaaCGCCGCGGgtgaacatcgagcagctgcgtaacataGAAGacgctcaagactacgcgcagcagttagcagtgcactatggggcggctccatacaaagtggtggccaaaaattttttttggtttttccgcttttttgaaagtattctagtAAGATTAGCATAACATTAGTCCAATGTATGTATTTTTATCACATCTGAAAGATGTAActagtagggtaagaaatcaaactttgaactagtcaaattgtaatcttaatttgaaccatttcaaaattcattaaaacgacgtacttttcaggcaaatattgtcccgaaaaagatgttaaacagctgtccgtaatataacctgataacatggactttaaaagcattgaaaaaagcgtttttgtcatggaaaacaggcaattgaaaaaccactgtgatttcacccatttcccccaagagaaagcacattttcggtgcactcgtacagctcatgcattgtatcacacgcaatatgtgaacacgtcgaatgaaagcttatttatcgtagaatcgaccaaccgaataatattcggCATTATTTGTCattaaattatcaaatttaagtaattcttacttggagaatgttatcttaagttgaaccatttgtaatctaaatttgaactagtaaacgggggtgagcttctagtgttggcctgtagattgcgctagtggttgctttgtttactcttgggggatgaaaaaatccaaatttagtttccaaattcctaaagaatttcgaacattctgagttgagattccactgcctaatgaaaaataggtatgagaattagcagattcatgtgaattctcattgtttagcatggaattggctgttttgtgagttgctcgagctgctgccgccagtagttcaaattaagattaaaattggttcaaattatgattacgatggttcaaattaagattaaaatcattgttgatgaaaaatcaaatatttcaatgaaattcggtgcaaacacAAAcgttttaccatttaacagaaagcttatatccgtggctttcatgtacatacaatttcgccgtagtaaattatttccatgtgggagaaaaaatcacttaaaatttgcactgcttcagaaagccgcaatttggttcaaattttgattacctaccctatttaACCCAGTTAGGAACTACTTATTTCTGAACAATAAgttgatttttaatttgtttttattttttgaggcagttcaaatgcaaatcaaaactagaataagattGCCATGCATAAGACAAAATAGGAGAGGTGGAAGTGGAAGCACCCCCCCCCTTCTAGGCAAATCTGACCCTCCCCCAATGTTTTAATGTTATATAAGAGTGTTGTTTTATCAATCAGGTATTTTTGGTAAAGAATTGTTTATCTATCAAGTGCCCACCCCCCCCTCCAACTtatctgcccccccccccccccccccccctagaatatttgttcaaactcgtcaaaatgataatttttaattatgcttctattattttactgaacacatatcaacatcattaaccaagggcctgtccataaactacgtagactcttagggggggacggggggggggtctggccaaagtctacgctccat contains the following coding sequences:
- the LOC134287063 gene encoding uncharacterized protein LOC134287063 translates to MKSIVTVFLVLSTLVAAIICVPVPAKSSREVVCNAKGCTFPAKDYGPTVTPYTPTLKPRVRTIVVPPLWANTTWSKMMTTTLAPQKDRSSARSEEDTYDDREEDNAV